A region of Streptomyces halobius DNA encodes the following proteins:
- a CDS encoding ABC transporter ATP-binding protein, whose protein sequence is MQAGTGREARLDGDAGARMGGEDGTAPEAGVFAALPGAAADAPILTRRVALKEAFRRFWPLTKGDRRWLILVLLLAILAALAETVAILLFAQLTDNALQKGSVSAFWSPAGKWLAVAVAGAVAGYLGNSLAAWTAERFVMRLRARLFSHLQTLPPHFYQRNRHGDLLERMTGDVDAIEELVISGVVEASAAVFSALFYAAAALWLRWDLALVTFFLAPLFYVATRSFTGRLKEVSRRARKADGAVTSVVEEGLVNVVLTQAYNRQRDEEQRLQREARTWLRASVRSARLNQFYEELVEVLETVCVLVIIGMGAWEISAGRMTLGQLLAFAAFIGYLFPPIRNLGQLGLTAVAATAGAERLLEILDAKPSVTDPADSLTSASESSTTSPAADSPTSGAKPSTTIPPAASLMSTAPRRAVGEVEAQRVTFHYPGSRHEAVHDLSFAAGPGELLVITGPSGAGKSTLAALLLRFYDPDAGSIRLDGIPLDRLPLAQIRRNITLLPQEVLVLHDSIEQNIACGRDNATHDGRDNVTHDDVVRAARAADAHGFVSALPDGYDTEIAPGTSRLSGGQLQRIAIARAMLRDAPVLVLDEPTTGLDALAAQRILAPLRRLAEGRTTLVITHHLDLAADADRILVLDDGRLVQSGTHTELLQRSGLYASLFEARPQARNGAGRPPARAGPSSGGRWGEGAPYLGSTESGSTVPGSTESGAVAPGATESGARLPEPW, encoded by the coding sequence ATGCAAGCTGGTACCGGTAGGGAAGCCCGTCTGGACGGCGATGCCGGTGCTCGTATGGGCGGCGAAGACGGTACGGCGCCCGAGGCCGGTGTGTTCGCTGCGTTGCCCGGTGCGGCGGCGGATGCCCCGATCCTCACCAGGCGCGTCGCCCTCAAAGAGGCGTTCCGGCGTTTCTGGCCGCTGACCAAAGGCGACCGGCGCTGGCTCATCCTGGTTCTGCTGCTCGCCATCCTGGCCGCGCTCGCGGAGACCGTGGCCATCCTGCTCTTCGCCCAACTGACCGACAACGCCCTGCAGAAGGGCTCCGTCAGCGCCTTCTGGTCACCGGCCGGCAAATGGCTCGCGGTGGCCGTCGCGGGCGCGGTGGCGGGCTACCTGGGCAACTCGCTCGCCGCCTGGACCGCCGAACGCTTTGTGATGCGGCTCCGGGCCCGTCTCTTCTCCCATCTCCAGACCCTGCCGCCGCACTTCTACCAGCGCAATCGCCACGGTGACCTGCTGGAGCGGATGACCGGTGACGTGGACGCCATCGAGGAGCTGGTGATCTCCGGCGTCGTCGAGGCGTCCGCGGCGGTCTTCAGCGCCCTCTTCTACGCGGCCGCAGCCCTCTGGCTGCGCTGGGACCTGGCGTTGGTCACCTTCTTCCTGGCCCCGCTGTTCTACGTCGCCACGCGCAGCTTCACCGGCCGTCTGAAGGAAGTCTCCCGGCGAGCACGCAAGGCCGACGGCGCCGTCACCTCGGTGGTCGAGGAGGGGCTGGTCAACGTCGTCCTCACCCAGGCGTACAACCGGCAGCGCGACGAGGAGCAGCGGCTCCAGCGCGAGGCGCGCACCTGGCTGCGGGCATCGGTGCGCAGCGCCCGTCTCAATCAGTTCTACGAGGAACTGGTGGAGGTCCTGGAGACGGTCTGCGTCCTGGTGATCATCGGGATGGGCGCATGGGAGATCTCCGCCGGGCGGATGACGCTCGGGCAACTGCTCGCCTTCGCCGCCTTCATCGGCTATCTCTTCCCGCCGATCCGCAACCTCGGCCAGCTCGGTCTGACGGCCGTCGCCGCGACCGCCGGAGCCGAGCGGCTGCTGGAGATCCTCGACGCCAAGCCGTCCGTCACCGACCCGGCCGATTCCCTGACGTCGGCGTCGGAGTCGTCTACGACCAGCCCGGCGGCCGATTCCCCGACGTCCGGTGCCAAGCCGTCCACGACCATCCCGCCGGCCGCTTCCCTGATGTCCACGGCCCCGCGGCGCGCCGTGGGCGAGGTGGAGGCGCAGCGCGTCACCTTCCACTACCCCGGCAGCCGCCACGAAGCCGTCCACGACCTCTCCTTCGCCGCGGGCCCCGGGGAACTGCTGGTCATCACCGGCCCGAGCGGCGCGGGCAAATCGACCCTGGCCGCGCTGCTGCTGCGGTTCTACGATCCGGACGCCGGCAGTATCCGGTTGGACGGCATCCCCCTGGACCGCCTGCCGCTCGCCCAGATCCGCCGCAACATCACGCTGCTGCCGCAAGAGGTCCTCGTCCTGCACGACTCGATCGAGCAGAACATCGCCTGCGGACGGGACAACGCCACCCATGACGGACGGGACAACGTCACCCATGACGACGTGGTGCGGGCCGCGCGGGCGGCCGACGCCCATGGGTTCGTCTCCGCCCTCCCGGACGGTTATGACACCGAGATCGCCCCGGGAACCTCCCGTCTCTCCGGAGGCCAGCTCCAGCGCATCGCCATCGCCCGCGCGATGCTCCGCGACGCGCCCGTCCTCGTCCTCGACGAGCCCACGACCGGCCTGGACGCGCTGGCCGCGCAGCGCATCCTCGCCCCCCTCCGCCGCCTGGCCGAAGGCCGTACGACCCTCGTGATCACCCACCACCTGGACCTGGCCGCCGACGCCGACCGCATTCTGGTCCTGGACGACGGACGCCTGGTCCAGTCGGGCACCCACACCGAACTCCTCCAGCGGAGCGGCCTTTACGCCTCGCTCTTCGAGGCCCGGCCGCAGGCCCGGAACGGCGCCGGTCGGCCTCCTGCCCGCGCCGGTCCGTCGTCGGGCGGCCGGTGGGGTGAGGGAGCGCCCTACCTCGGCTCCACGGAATCCGGGTCGACGGTGCCCGGTTCCACGGAATCCGGGGCTGTGGCTCCCGGGGCCACGGAATCCGGGGCGCGGCTCCCGGAACCATGGTGA
- a CDS encoding SpoIIE family protein phosphatase gives MMTTEKALPDSAGRAFDMTNAATAELDAAGTVVAWTPAAERLLGYRAEEILNRPAAQLLAIPGDEARVAAVAEWCRRGDGWSGSLAARHRDGRSVQLAVQVMPLLDAVGRERWSVLALEEWRVPGGGVNQLMLEPYLAHAPVGMAVLDTDLRYVWVNDVLERLIPLERRLGRQVREVLPRLEAEAFEERMLKVLQTGAPVMDYEFCSPTYADPNQERAYSASFFALEDPHSRRVGIWYMVIDVTERWRAQGRLALLNDASARIGSTLDVARTAQELADVAVPPLADFVAVDLLDSVLKGEEPVPGPVDSAPTLRRCGQKSVRAGAPESTLAVGERVRRSASSPIARCLLAGRALVEPVRDVATNAWVAEDPAQADIIRRFGFRSVMAVPVQARGVTLGAATFVRSRRLGPFEEGDVQLAEELVTRAAVCVDNARRFTRERTAARVMQRNLMPHALTGGSALDVASWYFPADAPSGVGGDWFDVIPLSGARVALVVGDVVGHGINAAATMGRLRVAVRTLANLDLPPDELLARLDDLVIGLVEQHGADESAVAEDESVAATFMGATCLYAVYDPVSRRCTLARAGHLPPMIVSPDGAVELLDLPAGPPLGLGALPFEPAELELAEGSLVALYTNGLIETWDRDISIGLSRMSNALAEPGATLDGAGQNVIKALLTGPPSDDAALLLARTRALGAHQVASWDLPADPAVVAGARTLAGRQLVEWGMDELRSTTELIVSELVTNAIRHAAGPITLRLIRQTALICEVTDASSTSPHLRHARTTDEGGRGLFIVAQLTRRWGTRYTANGKILWTEQTVPPLRSA, from the coding sequence ATGATGACCACGGAGAAGGCCCTGCCGGACTCTGCGGGCCGGGCGTTCGACATGACGAACGCGGCCACTGCCGAACTGGACGCGGCGGGCACGGTCGTCGCATGGACCCCCGCTGCCGAGCGCCTGCTCGGCTATCGGGCCGAGGAGATCCTCAACCGCCCCGCGGCGCAGCTGCTGGCGATCCCCGGGGACGAGGCGAGGGTGGCCGCCGTCGCCGAGTGGTGCCGCAGGGGGGACGGCTGGAGCGGATCGCTGGCGGCGCGCCACCGCGACGGCCGGAGTGTGCAGCTGGCGGTGCAGGTCATGCCGCTCCTCGACGCGGTCGGCCGGGAGCGCTGGTCCGTCCTCGCCCTCGAAGAGTGGCGGGTGCCGGGGGGCGGGGTGAACCAGCTGATGCTGGAGCCGTATCTCGCCCACGCGCCCGTCGGGATGGCCGTTCTGGACACCGATCTGCGCTACGTCTGGGTCAATGACGTCCTGGAGCGCCTGATCCCGCTGGAGCGGCGGCTGGGGCGGCAGGTGAGAGAGGTGCTGCCGCGGCTGGAGGCGGAGGCGTTCGAGGAGCGGATGCTCAAGGTGCTGCAGACCGGGGCTCCGGTGATGGACTACGAGTTCTGCAGCCCGACCTACGCGGACCCCAACCAGGAGCGCGCCTACTCGGCCTCCTTCTTCGCGCTGGAGGACCCGCACAGCCGGCGTGTCGGCATCTGGTACATGGTCATCGACGTCACCGAGCGCTGGCGGGCCCAGGGACGGCTGGCCCTGCTCAACGACGCCAGCGCCCGGATCGGCAGCACGCTGGACGTCGCCCGGACCGCACAGGAACTGGCCGATGTCGCGGTGCCGCCGCTGGCCGACTTCGTCGCCGTCGATCTGCTGGACTCGGTGCTCAAGGGCGAGGAGCCGGTTCCGGGCCCGGTCGACAGCGCCCCCACGCTGCGCCGCTGCGGCCAGAAGTCGGTCCGTGCGGGCGCTCCGGAGTCGACCCTGGCCGTGGGGGAAAGGGTACGGCGGTCCGCGTCGTCGCCGATCGCCCGCTGTCTGCTGGCGGGCAGGGCCCTGGTGGAACCGGTACGGGACGTCGCCACCAACGCCTGGGTCGCCGAGGACCCCGCGCAGGCCGACATCATCCGCAGGTTCGGGTTCCGCTCGGTGATGGCGGTGCCGGTGCAGGCGCGTGGCGTCACCCTGGGCGCGGCGACCTTTGTACGGTCCCGGCGGCTGGGGCCCTTCGAGGAGGGCGACGTACAGCTCGCCGAGGAGCTGGTCACCCGTGCCGCGGTGTGTGTCGACAACGCGCGCCGCTTCACCCGTGAACGCACCGCCGCCCGTGTGATGCAGCGCAATCTGATGCCGCACGCGCTGACCGGCGGATCCGCGCTGGACGTCGCGTCGTGGTACTTCCCGGCGGACGCGCCGAGCGGGGTGGGCGGCGACTGGTTCGACGTGATCCCGCTCTCCGGGGCGCGGGTCGCCCTCGTCGTCGGGGACGTCGTCGGACACGGCATCAACGCCGCGGCCACCATGGGACGGCTGCGCGTCGCCGTGCGGACGCTCGCCAATCTGGATCTGCCGCCCGATGAACTCCTGGCCCGGCTGGACGACTTGGTGATCGGCCTCGTGGAGCAGCACGGCGCGGACGAGTCGGCGGTGGCCGAGGACGAGAGCGTGGCCGCCACCTTCATGGGCGCCACCTGCCTGTACGCCGTGTACGACCCGGTCAGCAGGCGCTGCACGCTGGCACGGGCCGGCCATCTGCCGCCGATGATCGTCAGTCCGGACGGCGCCGTGGAGCTTCTCGACCTGCCCGCCGGACCGCCGCTCGGCCTCGGGGCGCTGCCCTTCGAGCCCGCCGAACTGGAGCTGGCCGAGGGCAGCCTGGTCGCGCTCTACACCAACGGCCTCATCGAGACCTGGGACCGGGACATCAGCATCGGCCTGTCCCGGATGAGCAACGCCCTCGCGGAGCCCGGAGCCACGCTGGACGGGGCCGGCCAGAACGTGATCAAGGCCCTGCTGACCGGACCGCCGTCCGACGACGCCGCGCTGCTCCTCGCCCGGACCCGCGCCCTGGGCGCGCATCAGGTCGCCTCCTGGGACCTGCCCGCCGATCCGGCCGTGGTCGCCGGCGCCCGCACCCTCGCGGGCCGGCAGCTGGTGGAGTGGGGCATGGATGAGCTGCGGTCCACCACGGAGCTGATCGTCAGCGAACTGGTCACCAACGCCATCCGGCACGCCGCCGGGCCGATCACCCTGCGGCTGATCCGGCAGACCGCCCTGATCTGCGAGGTCACCGACGCCAGCAGCACCTCCCCGCATCTGCGGCACGCCCGTACGACCGATGAGGGCGGCCGGGGGCTGTTCATCGTCGCCCAGCTGACCCGGCGGTGGGGGACCCGTTACACGGCCAACGGCAAGATCCTCTGGACGGAGCAGACGGTTCCGCCGCTGCGCTCGGCCTAG
- a CDS encoding serine/threonine-protein kinase gives MSDLGRLVANRYRLVERIGRGGMGTVWRAEDELLGRHVAVKKLHVPPHLHDDEVQRLYERTRREARSAARITHPNVIVVHDVVDDEGLPCIVMEYIPSVTLGDVLKQKGTLPPGEAARIGRIMAAALRAAHDAGVLHRDVKPANVLLGNDGRIVLTDFGIAVESGTPSLTKTGELVGSIQYVAPERLRSGMAEPGPACDLWSLGATLYQAIEGRPPFHRDTAIETAYAIAAEAYDPPRNAGDLVPVIDGLLVKEPDQRMDAHEAERLLGRAAEAGTAAIEPPTRPERVGVPAAPARGGSPAQGGRGRRGRRALLWSVAAVVAAATVTGGVLLWPGGGADPAGARPSSDHPTSARPSEGGASSGPPKTSPSPLPPLPAGYRLRKAGQGFSVPVPDGWTRKRLPSSELAYIDPSRLVGLRVNVVEFAGSDPLRHWHETEEDQTRRDNKGYERVRMGPTTFRGRPAGYWEFTFQGDVRKYRAVELAFADADGTQYVVYLSAPNAQWNEYRPVFDTAIRGIRLRDGSS, from the coding sequence GTGTCCGATCTGGGGCGTCTCGTAGCCAACCGTTACCGGCTGGTAGAGCGGATTGGCCGCGGAGGTATGGGCACGGTGTGGCGGGCCGAGGACGAGCTGCTCGGCAGGCACGTCGCCGTGAAGAAACTGCACGTTCCCCCACACCTCCACGACGACGAGGTGCAGCGGCTCTACGAGCGCACCCGCCGCGAGGCCCGCAGCGCCGCCCGGATCACCCATCCCAATGTGATCGTGGTGCATGACGTCGTCGACGACGAGGGCCTGCCCTGCATCGTCATGGAGTACATCCCCTCGGTCACGCTCGGCGACGTCCTGAAGCAGAAGGGCACGCTGCCACCCGGCGAAGCGGCCCGGATCGGCCGCATCATGGCCGCCGCACTGCGCGCCGCGCACGACGCCGGGGTGCTGCACCGGGACGTCAAGCCCGCCAATGTGCTGCTCGGGAACGACGGGCGCATCGTCCTCACGGACTTCGGGATCGCCGTGGAGTCCGGAACGCCGTCCCTGACCAAGACCGGCGAACTGGTCGGTTCGATCCAGTACGTCGCGCCCGAACGGCTGCGCAGCGGGATGGCCGAGCCCGGCCCCGCCTGCGACCTGTGGTCCCTCGGCGCGACGCTGTACCAGGCGATCGAAGGGCGCCCCCCGTTCCACCGGGATACCGCGATCGAGACGGCCTACGCCATCGCCGCCGAGGCATACGATCCCCCGCGCAACGCCGGGGACCTGGTCCCGGTGATCGACGGTCTGCTGGTGAAGGAACCCGACCAGCGGATGGACGCCCACGAGGCCGAACGCCTCCTGGGCCGTGCGGCCGAAGCGGGGACCGCCGCCATCGAGCCGCCCACGCGGCCGGAGCGTGTGGGAGTTCCCGCGGCCCCTGCACGAGGGGGCAGCCCTGCACAAGGGGGCAGGGGCAGGCGCGGCCGCCGCGCGCTGCTGTGGTCTGTCGCGGCGGTGGTGGCCGCGGCCACCGTGACAGGCGGCGTACTGCTGTGGCCCGGGGGCGGCGCCGATCCGGCGGGCGCCCGACCGTCGAGCGACCATCCGACGAGCGCCCGTCCGTCCGAGGGCGGCGCCTCCAGCGGCCCGCCGAAGACCAGCCCATCCCCGCTGCCACCGCTTCCCGCCGGATACCGCCTCAGGAAGGCCGGCCAGGGGTTCTCCGTCCCCGTACCGGACGGCTGGACCCGCAAGAGATTGCCCAGCAGTGAACTCGCCTACATAGACCCGTCCCGGCTGGTCGGCCTGAGGGTCAATGTCGTCGAGTTCGCGGGGTCCGATCCGCTCCGGCACTGGCACGAGACCGAAGAGGACCAGACACGTCGGGACAACAAGGGCTATGAGCGGGTACGGATGGGCCCCACGACGTTCCGGGGACGGCCCGCGGGGTACTGGGAGTTCACCTTCCAGGGCGACGTGCGGAAGTACCGGGCGGTGGAGTTGGCTTTCGCCGACGCCGACGGCACGCAGTATGTGGTCTACCTTTCGGCGCCGAACGCGCAATGGAACGAATACCGGCCGGTCTTCGACACCGCTATCAGGGGAATTCGTCTTCGCGATGGGTCGTCGTGA
- a CDS encoding cold-shock protein: MPSGIVKWFDPGRGVGVITQDDAGREVVAYRSAIQGNRDRRLIKGERVLFNVTQDSEGTRADNIHRVPEPYFGVRLC; the protein is encoded by the coding sequence GTGCCCAGCGGCATAGTGAAGTGGTTCGATCCCGGACGGGGGGTCGGTGTCATCACCCAGGACGACGCGGGGCGCGAGGTCGTCGCGTACCGCTCGGCGATCCAGGGCAACCGGGACCGCAGGCTGATCAAGGGCGAGAGAGTGCTCTTCAACGTCACTCAGGACTCCGAGGGCACCCGGGCGGACAACATCCACCGGGTCCCGGAACCTTATTTCGGCGTTCGCCTATGTTGA
- a CDS encoding carbonic anhydrase — MKSLVDNARSFSTHVAERAEEFRTLEAGQSPEVLFITCSDSRVVPALITGARPGELFELRTAGNIVPEYSSDHPSSETATIEYAVRVLGVRDVIVCGHSHCGAVNALVSGDDLSAIPAVQGWLERAASRPETTTPSSPDLAEAVQRHAVAQLERLHTHPCIAERVEAGTLAVHAWYYEVHTGAVKQYGPDDQSFRPL, encoded by the coding sequence ATGAAGTCCCTGGTTGACAACGCACGTTCCTTCTCGACGCACGTGGCCGAGCGTGCTGAGGAGTTCCGCACCCTTGAGGCCGGGCAGAGCCCCGAGGTCCTCTTCATCACCTGTTCCGACTCGCGCGTGGTGCCGGCCCTCATCACCGGCGCCCGGCCGGGCGAACTGTTCGAGCTGCGGACAGCGGGCAACATCGTTCCCGAGTACAGCAGCGACCACCCCTCCAGTGAAACGGCCACCATCGAATACGCAGTGCGGGTGCTGGGCGTCCGCGACGTCATCGTGTGCGGCCACTCCCACTGCGGCGCGGTCAACGCCCTGGTAAGCGGGGACGACCTCTCCGCCATCCCGGCCGTACAGGGCTGGCTGGAGCGCGCAGCCTCCCGGCCCGAGACGACAACACCCTCTTCCCCGGACCTCGCTGAGGCAGTCCAGCGCCACGCGGTCGCCCAGCTGGAGCGGCTGCACACCCACCCCTGCATCGCGGAACGCGTCGAGGCGGGCACCTTGGCGGTGCACGCCTGGTACTACGAGGTGCACACCGGAGCAGTGAAGCAGTACGGGCCGGACGACCAGTCTTTCCGGCCGCTGTGA
- a CDS encoding L-threonylcarbamoyladenylate synthase, with the protein MAHRYDCSTVFGRADGLREAALAVRRGELVVLPTDTVYGIGADAFNREAVDGLLRAKGRGRAMPSPVLVASPGALYDLVTDVSEQGRALVEEFWPGGLTLVARHLPSLDWDLGETHGTVAVRMPSHPVALDLLAETGPMAVSSANLTGQPSPQDCDAAQGMLGDSVAVYLDGGVTEATVASSIVDLTGTAPVLKRAGAISAERLRKVVPDLQEP; encoded by the coding sequence ATGGCCCATCGATATGACTGTTCCACGGTGTTCGGACGTGCGGACGGGTTGCGCGAGGCCGCCTTGGCGGTGCGCCGGGGTGAGTTGGTGGTGCTGCCCACGGACACCGTGTACGGGATCGGTGCCGACGCTTTCAACCGTGAGGCGGTGGATGGTCTGCTGCGGGCCAAGGGCCGGGGCCGTGCCATGCCCTCGCCGGTGCTGGTCGCCTCCCCGGGTGCCTTGTATGACCTGGTCACCGACGTCTCCGAGCAGGGCCGGGCCCTGGTGGAGGAGTTCTGGCCGGGTGGCCTGACCCTGGTGGCCCGCCACCTGCCGTCGCTGGACTGGGATCTGGGGGAGACCCACGGCACGGTGGCGGTCCGGATGCCGTCCCACCCGGTGGCTCTTGACCTGCTGGCCGAGACCGGGCCGATGGCGGTCTCCAGCGCCAACCTGACGGGACAGCCGTCTCCGCAGGACTGCGATGCCGCTCAGGGCATGCTCGGCGACTCGGTCGCCGTCTACCTGGACGGCGGGGTCACCGAAGCCACCGTCGCCTCGTCCATCGTGGATCTCACCGGCACGGCTCCCGTCCTGAAGCGCGCGGGCGCGATCAGTGCCGAGCGCCTGCGCAAGGTGGTTCCCGACCTGCAGGAGCCGTGA
- a CDS encoding carbonic anhydrase, giving the protein MTDDLPLTPSEAFELLLAGNERFVAGASEHPNQDAARRAETAPGQRPFAVLFGCSDSRLAAEIVFDRGLGDLFVVRTAGHVAGPEVLGSIEYAVSVLDCPLVVVLGHDSCGAVAATRAALTDGLGTTGYVRDVIERVTTSVLAARAAGVTGDDDIIAEHIRHTVDLLLDRSRLLADRVTAGKTAVVGLSYRLADGSAQLVTSRGLPEEAAAPAPGA; this is encoded by the coding sequence ATGACTGACGACCTGCCCCTGACTCCGTCCGAAGCCTTTGAGCTGCTGCTGGCCGGCAACGAGCGCTTCGTCGCGGGCGCGTCGGAGCACCCGAACCAGGACGCCGCGCGCCGCGCCGAGACCGCACCCGGCCAGCGTCCGTTCGCCGTGCTCTTCGGCTGCTCCGACTCACGCCTGGCCGCCGAGATCGTCTTCGACCGGGGCCTGGGCGACCTGTTCGTGGTCCGCACCGCGGGCCATGTGGCGGGGCCTGAGGTGCTGGGCAGTATCGAGTACGCGGTGAGCGTGCTGGACTGTCCGCTGGTCGTGGTGCTGGGCCACGATTCGTGCGGCGCGGTCGCGGCCACCCGTGCCGCTCTGACCGACGGTCTTGGTACCACCGGGTACGTGCGCGACGTCATCGAGCGCGTCACGACCAGCGTCCTGGCCGCTCGCGCCGCCGGGGTCACCGGGGACGACGACATCATCGCCGAGCACATACGGCACACGGTCGACCTGCTCCTGGACCGCTCCCGGCTCCTCGCCGACCGGGTCACCGCCGGAAAGACGGCCGTAGTGGGCCTGTCCTACCGGCTGGCCGACGGCAGTGCCCAGCTCGTCACGTCCCGTGGCCTGCCGGAGGAAGCAGCTGCCCCCGCGCCGGGCGCCTGA
- a CDS encoding RNA polymerase sigma factor: MRLFRPVGADRDRHDDAVLLRAVARGDQAALATLYDRHAGWLHVRLTRRCGDPEIVREVLQDTFVTVWRSAATYRAGAAGGWLWVIAARRLVDAKRAQARAERVAYEPPAAAPSAEDRVLAGLEYGDVGTALEWISPELREVLRATVVDGLTTREAALLLGVPEGTIKTRAMRARRELRSSTSAPGCTGCSARTAQARPP, encoded by the coding sequence GTGAGACTGTTCCGCCCCGTGGGGGCAGACCGAGACCGACATGACGACGCGGTGTTGCTGCGTGCCGTCGCCCGTGGGGACCAGGCTGCGCTGGCCACTCTCTACGACCGGCACGCCGGGTGGCTGCACGTGCGGCTGACGCGGCGGTGCGGCGATCCGGAGATCGTGCGTGAGGTCCTTCAGGACACCTTCGTCACCGTGTGGCGGTCGGCCGCTACGTACCGGGCCGGGGCGGCCGGCGGCTGGCTCTGGGTGATCGCGGCCCGGCGGCTGGTGGACGCGAAGCGAGCGCAGGCACGGGCCGAACGTGTCGCGTACGAGCCGCCGGCTGCCGCTCCGTCCGCCGAGGACCGGGTCCTGGCCGGGCTTGAGTACGGGGATGTGGGCACCGCCCTCGAATGGATCTCCCCGGAGCTGCGCGAGGTCCTGCGTGCCACCGTCGTCGACGGCCTGACCACCCGTGAAGCCGCGCTTCTGCTGGGCGTTCCGGAGGGCACGATCAAGACCCGGGCCATGCGGGCGCGCCGTGAGCTGCGCTCCTCGACTTCGGCCCCGGGGTGCACGGGCTGCTCGGCCCGAACGGCGCAGGCAAGACCTCCCTGA
- the arsM gene encoding arsenite methyltransferase, translating to MSEQSTALRESVRRRYAAAAVQVTEGGTACCGPQAVEVDENFGATLYTATERDELPTEAVAASLGCGNPTAVADLHEGERVLDLGSGGGIDVLLSARRVGPTGKAYGLDMTEEMLALALANARKAGVANVEFLKGAIEAIPLPANSIDVVISNCVINLSTDKAAVFAETFRVLDPGGRIGVSDVVADDELAPAQRAERGDYVGCIAGALSFTEYRKGLEAAGFTGIEITPTHAVADGMHSAIVRATKPASGSCRGDC from the coding sequence ATGAGTGAGCAGTCCACCGCATTGCGGGAATCCGTCCGTCGGCGTTACGCGGCCGCCGCCGTCCAGGTCACCGAGGGTGGCACCGCATGCTGCGGGCCGCAGGCCGTCGAGGTCGACGAGAACTTCGGTGCCACGCTCTATACCGCCACCGAGCGCGACGAGCTGCCCACCGAGGCCGTCGCCGCCTCGCTCGGCTGCGGCAACCCCACCGCGGTGGCCGATCTCCACGAGGGTGAGCGCGTACTGGACCTCGGCTCCGGCGGCGGCATCGACGTCCTGCTCTCCGCCCGTCGCGTCGGCCCGACCGGCAAGGCGTACGGCCTGGACATGACCGAGGAGATGCTGGCCCTCGCCCTGGCCAACGCCCGGAAGGCCGGCGTCGCCAACGTCGAGTTCCTCAAGGGCGCGATCGAAGCCATCCCCCTGCCCGCGAACAGCATCGACGTCGTCATTTCCAACTGCGTCATCAATCTGTCGACGGACAAGGCAGCCGTTTTCGCCGAGACCTTCCGCGTTCTGGATCCCGGTGGACGCATCGGCGTTTCGGATGTCGTCGCCGATGATGAACTGGCGCCCGCCCAGCGTGCCGAGCGCGGTGATTACGTCGGCTGTATCGCGGGCGCGCTTTCCTTCACCGAATACCGCAAGGGCCTGGAAGCCGCCGGTTTCACCGGTATCGAGATCACCCCGACCCACGCTGTCGCCGACGGAATGCACTCCGCCATCGTCCGCGCCACCAAGCCCGCGTCGGGTTCCTGCCGCGGCGACTGCTGA